A section of the Paralichthys olivaceus isolate ysfri-2021 chromosome 16, ASM2471397v2, whole genome shotgun sequence genome encodes:
- the LOC109641583 gene encoding CCN family member 1-like gives MMWKIFAGILCITMVSASCPKDCHCPLDIPTCAAGVSLMLDRCGCCKVCVRQLFEDCNTSQPCDHTKGLECNFGGGYDSAKGICRAKSDGRTCEYNNKIYQNGEIFRPNCKHQCTCMDGAVGCVSLCPRELMLPKLGCAKPKRVKVPGRCCEQLVCPKEEISPLKNHRKKDSKYRMLENDLTNQYELAPVWRGESELSAAFRSHPVSHIFARGFKCVSQTTAWSPCSNSRGTGVSTRLTNNNTQCKLVKETRICKVPPHKHMTSVRLKKGQRCNHMEKAGRPVKLSRSGCRSLKKFQPRNCGSCSEGLRCCRPHRTQTIAVRFRCKNGETFSRMVMMIQSCKCSCFANNDTKSPALHRLVNDIH, from the exons CCCTTGACATCCCCACATGTGCAGCCGGAGTCAGTCTCATGCTGGACAGATGTGGATGCTGTAAGGTTTGTGTTCGGCAGCTTTTTGAAGACTGCAACACCTCGCAGCCATGTGACCACACGAAGGGACTGGAGTGCAACTTTGGAGGTGGATATGATTCTGCTAAAGGCATCTGTCGAG CTAAATCAGATGGAAGAACTTGCGAGTACAACAACAAGATTTACCAGAATGGAGAAATCTTCCGTCCGAACTGCAAACACCAGTGCACTTGCATGGATGGGGCTGTGggatgtgtctctctgtgcccACGTGAGCTCATGCTGCCCAAACTGGGTTGTGCCAAACCCAAAAGGGTCAAGGTGCCAGGACGGTGCTGCGAACAACTAGTCTGCCCCAAGGAAGAGATTTCTCCACTGAAGAATCACAGAAAGAAGGACAGCAAATACAGAATGCTTGAAAACGACTTAACCAACCAGTATGAGTTGGCCCCTGTGTGGAGAGGAGAATCTGAGCTTTCAGCAG CCTTCAGGAGTCACCCAGTGAGCCACATCTTTGCCAGAGGATTCAAGTGTGTGTCTCAAACTACGGCCTGGTCACCCTGCTCCAATTCCCGTGGCACCGGAGTGTCCACCAGGCTGACCAACAACAATACTCAGTGCAAACTCGTGAAAGAGACTCGGATCTGTAAAGTTCCCCCCCACAAACACATGACCTCCGTCAGATTGAAG AAAGGTCAGAGGTGCAACCACATGGAAAAGGCCGGCCGCCCTGTAAAACTCTCCCGCTCAGGTTGTCGTAGCCTGAAAAAGTTCCAGCCCAGAAACTGCGGGTCGTGCTCAGAGGGGCTGAGATGCTGCAGGCCGCATCGGACTCAGACGATAGCCGTGCGCTTCAGATGCAAAAATGGAGAAACTTTCAgcaggatggtgatgatgattcaGTCTTGCAAGTGTAGCTGCTTTGCCAACAATGACACAAAGTCACCTGCCCTCCACAGACTTGTTAATGATATACATTAA